The following DNA comes from Malania oleifera isolate guangnan ecotype guangnan chromosome 12, ASM2987363v1, whole genome shotgun sequence.
acagggaggcgaataaaagtgcagatttctttgccaaatagggtgaatctggtatttctcgatcatataatTGTCAGGATGATCTTCCTCAACAAGTTAGGGGAATGATTCAATTGGATTTGTTGagttttccttctttgcgctcgtgatgttttgtgttatcttctgaaattttatttgttttccacttatagttgtttagttcttagtttttttttttttttttggttgctggtctttagttttttggtttggtttttgttggttaagttagttttagggtcttggagtttgcttttgttgtcccaaagtctcaagattggaatcacggtattcctccgccataagtgaggggttttctaataaagtttggAGGTGCCggcctcttttaccaaaaaaaataaaataaaataaaataaagggagAGCTTGATTTGCATCAACTCATTCCAACGTTGCATTTGAATATAGAGAATAAATAATTTTACAAAACATAATCAATCCATTTCCACCCTTTTCATTCGTAAGTTTGGTtgaaatttcatttcataacaatcTTATTTTTTGGATTAATTTGCCCCACTGTTTTAATCATCATGATAATATTATATGTTATAGTCATATTTATATTTCATAATAATGACTTATTACTGgaacaaaaatataaatcaagaaaaataatattattatgttataataacATGACACAACcgttaaatattaaaatcatatttccCTTCATTATTTTGGTTTATTGGATTATTTTCTGCTGAATACAATAATAATGTTTCTAAGATGTCTAATCatgttaaattaaatattgacATAATGCCTTACATACATTCTTGAGAATCTTataaagcaaaataaataaataaaaatatttgacatCAACATCCCATTTTGATAAATGTCTAGAAAATGTTGATGTAGAGATTGAGAATTAGTACTCAGGTATGTATGGTTGTAAAAGTATAGTTTGCTTGCGTTGGTTgtatgtttaaattaattatgcAATGTTATGACCTTAGGTCCCACTGGATCCGTGGATGTTGATATCATGGTATCGAAGTATTATAGAGTTATTTATGGAATATTAGCATTCCGAACCCCACTGGATTCGGGGCgctataattaaaataaaatttttaataaaattgaaAGATTTCATGGAAATTATTTGTTTGGAAATTTCCCGATGCTGGCGGTATGCTTAACACATGCAAGTCGGACGGGAAGTGGTGTTTCCATTGGCGGACGGGTGCCTAGGTGGCAAAGAGCCGACATCGAGGTGTCAAACCTTCCTGTCGATGTGAGCTCTTGGGGAAGATCAGCATGTTATCCCTAAAGTAACTTTTATCCGTTGAGCAACAGCCCTTCCACTCGGCACCGTCGGATCACTAAGGCCGACTTTCGTCAACTTTCTTGCTTGCTAAAGTTTcctttaaatatatacatatatacttcaCAAATTAAAGTTGCATATAAGAGCATAAATTAGTGGTCCAATTGGATTTGTACTATActaaattcaatataatttgCAATGCTGTTGTCTAAATTTACACACTTGAATTTAAAATTCAAGTTTCAAACTCCTTATgggcaatatttttttttattgttgcttATAGGTCTCACTTTTATTTGGTTTTTCCATGCAACTATTACTCTGCATATGTTGAGTATACCTTAAGAGTGAGATTCACTGTCTAAactttttcatttaaattcaGGAGAAATGTATTTTAAGTTTAGATATAGTGTCGTTATGTTATTGTGTGAGAGTAGTGTAGGTTTTTATATTACATGCTTGTAACATAATGTTGAAAATCtaagataattttttatttatgatagaataaaaattatataaaggcTCTATAATTGTAATCATCAAGGGTGTTTTCAAATTGGATCGAATTGATAGAGTGAGATTCTTGAACTTGATTCGACTTGAAAatataaaacttgaaactcaactCAAATTTGATTGATGCGCAAATTATTGAACTCAAACTCGATTTAGCTATAAGTTTTGAAAACTTGAGCTTGAAATGATTAAACTCAATTTACTTGTAAATTAATGTTAAAAGAATATAGAATAATACAGtgtacatataatattaaatatatgtatgtatacatacatatatatatatatatatgtgtgtgtgtgtgtgtgtgtgtgtttgtgtgtgtgtatagctgacttatataatattaaaaaaaaacttaaaaatattcaatttgCTTGATTAGACTTTCGAGTATTATTACAAGATTTGAACTCCACTTTTTAAACTACTCGAATATAATTGTGTCAAATTTAGGTAGAGAGTGAGTCGAGCTTGTGTAGTACACAAATAGAGGCAATCTAAACTTTACCATGCTTAAACttattcattaattttttaactGAGTTTGAATGTATTTAAACTTTTTCATTATCTAGAGTTGAGTTTTTAAGATGCACACACACATTTTgattcttttaaatattttgttgtaAGAGGGAGATTTTTACGATTTGTTAAATAAAAGGTATGAAATAAAGGTGTTCATAGGTTGGATTGGGCTAAACATTCCAATTGATATGTTATTGGTTTGACACAAAAACTAATCTTGAGTGGAACCATGTTGAGGAGCAGTTTGGGTCAATTTGATTATCAGGTGGATTGAGTCGAGTTGGTGGTTTTGTATTGATTATACAATataaagaagattttgaaaataattaaagaaattttatgtttattatttaatatgCATATTATCAATCACATTAAGTGATAAAATGAACAATATTTTCACAGTTTTCTTAAAACGATCAAAACATCGTATCCCTAAACATTACCATAATACGAATAAAAATTGaaacataaatattaaaaaactCTAAAATGTGTTAGTCCCGCAATCCATCCTGCTTATTCTTTCATAAGTGCCAAGATGTTCtagatccttttttttttttttttttttaatagttaaTTCAATTTGTAATGGTTGGATTAGAAGAGTTGGCCAGGTTGTTGAACACCTCCTAGTAAGAAGGGGCTTTTActagtatttatttttttttttggattacgcaccgggtatccacgtgtccgttttaaggttcacgtgactaatcctgcgtcccttgaagttgaccccacaactccaaagggagggtaaattcaagaGTCCAGGGGTGGAAACgaacccgggagggtttgaacacctgacctcgtgaaacgCACTCTCGCAGCCCACACTACCACctaaaccacaccctgggggtggCTTTTACTAATATTGCATTAAGGTCTCTTTGCCCTCACCAATCTAGCCTATTGTCCTTGAGTACTAGCCCTATCACTAAATTCAGGTTATTGAATTTGGACTAAACAAGactatttaaaaaattcttgaCTTTAAAGTTCACTACAGTTATCAAACTAATTAAACCTTATTAAGGTCGGTCATAAATGGGCCTAGTGAAGTAAACCCAACTAGGCTTGTAACCAAGTATGTTGACGAGCTAAAAATGTTTTCCTTTCATGTTCAAGCTTTGATTGTTTATTAGACGAAACTTAAAATTGGGATTAATAATTGCTCATTTATATAGTAAATGAACTTGAATGAGTTCTTATTGAATCAAGTTATAGAGTTGCTTTCGAGCAGTTTGGTTCATTTGTAATCTTATATACAACTAAACTTGACTAACTTATACCCTCAGCAAATTGTCAAATAACATAtattgttatgtatatatatttgttcagttttgttttttctttgaatttattttaagTGTACATAAACCTAATATTATGTTTGGGTCATGAATTTTAAGCCAAAGGGCTAAGGTTTCTATGAAATGTaggttaattttattttattacagTTGGAGTTCCGATTtccttaataaaaaataaaataaaataaaataaaataaaacaccATACACATTTATTGAGCCAACTGTAATTATTGATTGAATCATACTAGTGGGTCCacttgtaataacccgaaaaaaaaatttaaaaaaaattaattaattaattaattaaaaatattaaaattaaaagtaattattaattagctaatcagttaaatattattaaattaatgtattaaataaacaaaaaaagaaattaaaaaaattatttttaattaaaattatttattaataattaattagttaaacattattaacttgaaataattaatgtaattaaaatgatgatCTCTCTCTCACTGTGCAGTTCTGCATTCATCTTTTAGGTTTCATCTCTCTCTCACTGTCTCTGCCTCCGTCTCTGTCCgcgtctcctctctctcttcccttatttttCGACAGATATTtgaccgatcgggaaacggaaagTGTCAttagattcctaactccgccaccgacatttctactggaacagatTTTTCATACGAACGACTTAAGCACTACTCCTGGGGAAATGTaatttttcctcaatttctcaatttctgattAAATCTACTATTGAATCAacaatcaggcaccaccacggggtcctaatcgtcgttgtcgtcattttgacataggtaatttttcaattggggttttctagaccctactccaaaacgagaatgagatttgaaaaatttggcaatttggctaaatttaagggtatatttatttatttagaaattgtgaccctaggaaatatttaaataatattttattcaagaataatttattggaattaggaatttaatttcaggatccgattgagcgccgcaggtatttttcggagtccctgttggcgtagttcaagaaatcaggtaaggggaaaaatatatattaaatcaaaatttttaggaattaaatgaaaaataaattgtgttatatgtacatgtatatgtttcaatATGAGTAAAATGTCAACtgcttaaattatatttttttcgagtttagggttgtttattagatacgtatatgcgaaaatgaactgatgaaagtgggaaaaatattttcaggataatcatgtaagaaatgaaaggtattttcagtatattaacaTTAattgttggttggcttattttataggtaatgtatgaattttactgttaaattgtgtggcatgagaatctgtgcaaatatatgttaaatatatgagatgcaagttaagtaagtaaagcttatgaataaaatgtgatatggacaatgatgtttgtgtatgttaaatgcaaccatgtagatgtaagacagttgaaagacagccatgttagtagatctaACACACTTCTGTGTacactaactgatgatagctaaaaggagctgtgttagcagatctagcacgtttctacgtagactaactgatgatggctaaagaccagctgtagtacgaagtaatgaaataaaatgttatgcgatgaaatgacaatgaaatgaaatgacaaaggtaaatgatgtaaatgggaaagtgccacttaaagtgaaacaaaatgcaaagttaagttatgaacatgaatgaatgtgtatgaatgtataatgacagaaaaaatggtgtattataatattagaagtatttatgtatgtagaacatgttacgtttgggcagggcacactcttcgcctgagtgcttgttgagtaaggcgagtgcactagtaacttcagatgtggcagtaactgcataacgcgctagggcagagggaacctacttgtataagtgggtagaattccctatgCTTAAGGCCTTTGCTgttaaactattgttgaatgcgtgagtacgagatcaatttaacacttcagggcttactgagtaaggtgagtgctctgatatgttttaattgtgaccttagcgttatctaagtatcagagtagaggggtgctacttgtatgggcgggtaatcactcttatccttgggtaatctcgtgggttaaacatttgtatgtgtttgattagaatcagaaaatggttttaagaaattatgttaatgatttgcaaatattataaaatgatatgtataatcgcATGATGGTCACAcgctgaatttaatatattgtttcttcccttactgagatgtgtctcacccgaatatgaattcattttttttcaggatttctcaggatcgaattttgagagctcgagattttataacatttttggaagatataagaaaaatggtatatttttatattaattctgatatgtatattttatgttttatgtctttatgttttaaatcGGTTAtaaaaggatagttgtgaaacttactggtattagtggataatgttttggagacatgtatatatttgaatactggtgaatgattaatttattatggttggtagttagaattagtaaactctggtattatgttatgtggagactatgattatggattatggattatcaggaattttatcaggtataacgcgccggacccggatttaagggttcggggcgttacaccactaccttcaatattttcatttttgtatttttcttatatttatacTCTTCTCAACTTTCACAACCTTTTTTATGGATGCTAAATAATAATATCCTGAATTTCCCTTTGtcttatttttttctctttattttacttattaagtatatatataatcttaGTATCTATGCTAGgcttgaaatttgaatttctcttGTATTCACTATCATTCAATTAAGTGGGATCTATTGGGCCAAGTTGTAACAAGGAAATCCATGGAGGACATATTTTGAGTTGTTATGGatatgtttggtatcgttgttattttttgttttttgtttctatttcttcataatgaaaaaataaattataaaaacatatttgtttatgttgtcagttttctatttttattgttaattttttgctatttgtaaaaaaaatttaaaaccaaattttataattttcattgtTTTGACGatctatttattttttagattaaacaattcattttatacacttttatattaaaataaacattaaataatataattaacataaaaatatacataaattttaaaaaataataataaatccaattacaaaatatttgcactattttttcaattgtaatgtctaattaattttttattgtaaagtaaaatgtGAAAATAAaccaattaagtaaaataattagaataaattttgtttttaatctagtaattttttaatgtgtattatttgtattattattttaatcatatttttataatattatttaatttaaagatgaaaatgagcattgtttaattaagtttaaatttatattagttttataaatgttaatagAACAAGTTGCTGATTTCTAATTTTCGGCTTctgttttttatctttggtttttatttctggtttttgtttttataatttttgatagtgatatcAAATTACCCCTAATATATTGAGGGCTGCAACTGAACAAAAATGTAATAATTTACAAAAGGATCTAATAAGCTTCTCAAATTAGAGTTTGATCTCGGGTTCAAATTCATTCCTTGACTAAATAAATATTGTATAGAAAtctacaaataataaaaaatatttggagCAAAAAATAGAGATGTACCTAATTTGAGATTGTAGTACCTATATCTAACTTGAAATTTAGATTTCTCCTGTATTCATCATGGTTCAATTAAGTAGAGCCCATAGGGCTGGGTTGTGACATGAGCAATCCACAGAAGACACGTTTTGAGTTGCTAATAAATTAAGGGTTGCAACTGAATAATGTAATAATTCACAAAAGGATCTAATTAGCTTTTTAAATTAGAGTCTATCTAATCTCGGGCTGAAACTCAGAtctcaactaaataaatattGTGTAAAAAACTGCAAATAACACAAaatgttaagaaaaaaaaatttatacagaTATAACTAATTTGAGATTTTTGTGAATACTTAGTTAAAAATTGGAGACTGTTATGTTGCAGTTAAAAAGgtgaagagagtgggagagagaagtGGAAATCAATAGCAGGGAAATAGAGAGATGAACAAATTGAGTAGGGTGAGAGGAAGGGAATAATAGTTTCTAGAATTTTAGGAGTCGCTAATCTACCAAGTGGAGAATTAAATTCTTATGATATTTGTGGCTATATTAATGTTTTAGAAATTCTAGAAGTAGCCAGGTCACAAGTGGGTAAATTATAAAAGGGATCTATTTCTTTATATGTTGTGTACTTGTATTTTAGATATTTAACACGTGACAAATTAGTCTtacatttattaattttaaatatataaaaaggaTAATTTATTTCTAATatgtttagaattttatgaaatTGATATACAAATACATGGAGAGAAAGATCTTCTTATAAATTTGCCTAAATGCATAAGATTTGTAGTGACACTTATTTAAggaaattaaaaaattgaaaaaaggtCATTTGAACAATCAAACTTTAATGCCATGAAATTATTCACatccttacatatatatatatatatatatatatatatagatttttaaaCTACTATTTTGAGTTtattctttaaaaacaaaaatataattatCTGGTAAAATTTTTGAACCACAATATTTAGTTATTTACatgtttatcatttttttttttttgacatacaCGTGGAAAAAGGATGAGAAGAGAAACTGCCTAGTGTGGTGACCGTGGTCCTGCACCGTCGTTTAGCTACGTTAAGAAGGCATGTCCACAGGCAATTAAGATGCCCACGCGGGCAGTGGGTCCCACTTGGTTCGAATCACGATCCCACGCCAACCGTTGGATCAAACCCCTGCATACCCTTTCTCGCTCTCTCGCTCCCGCACTTTTTAGTTCTTCCCTCCACATATCAGTCCTCCGCGCGCACCGAAGTCCAAACCCTCGACGCTTGCTGTCTCAGTcgccgggaagaagaagaagaagaagatggccACGGTCAAGGTCTGCGATTGCGATTCTCTTCTCCCTCATCGGTGTTTTTCTTATTTAATGATATCTGTTTTTGTTCGGTGGTGTTTTTTGTGGTTTTGATCAGCGGCTGAAGTATCTTGGATATGTGAGGGTTATGGCGATCCACCTGCTCACATGGGTGTTGAATATGTACGAGTACACTAAGCACCACTCGGGGCCTTTGCAGTCGCCGATGGACCGCATTGAGAGCGTCGTGATCACCGTTCTTGGCCCTGTCTACCGGAACTTAGAGGGCGTCCCTGACGATCTCCTTCTCTATCTTGATGCCAAGGTAGTGATGATTTTCGATTTGCATGTGGATTTTTTGTGCTTGATGATCACAAACAAATCGCAAATTCTTAAGGATTTTGGATGAAAGATTTTAATGGAGGAAAGGAAAGTAAAATAGGTaggaaaatttattttcattatatattCTCACTATACCAAATAATactaaaattgaatttttttataaaataattattattttttttaaaaaattaaatgttaatgaaacgtaaaattaaaagtttattcatgtatatatattttaaaattttatttcataaccAAACATGATAAAGTAGATTCTTCTAtgattttctttccttttttcatatttttcaagcTCAAAACTGGGCCTAATTGAAATGGAGAAAGGAAATAATTACAGAGGAGTTGAGAGGGGAAATAAAATTAAGAAGATCCACTTTGCTCCtcagagaaaaaggaaaaaaaaaaaatcaaaatgctCTTAGACAATCTAAAAAGTGGTTAGGATTTGTGTTTGTAAATAGCAATTGAATTCCGTGTGCTTTCTTTTATATCTCTCTTCATTCTTTTGTTAAACTAATCAGGGTGGTGAAAACtgatttttcccttttttcctcCTGTTCTCTTCTCAgaattcttttattttcttctcttcACTTTTCTCTTGCTAAAAAAAAATAcgacaatttttaaaaaaatagttgaGAATATTCTTGTAAATTATCATAATTTCTTTTTTCATCCCTGCTCCAACTAAGGAGACTCATAAACAGTTGATTTGTTAAAGTTGGCGCCTGCTTAATTGcagaaaatgattttttattattattatttcttcgTTAGAATCGAGAATCCTCTCAGGCTTGATGATGAGTGAGCATCAAATTGGTCCGAAAGTTTAAGGGCATGTTTCGTATgctttttgtttatgtttttgtatAGTTAAAAAACAGATTATGAAACCAAGTTTTTTTAGGTTATCATATTTTCAGCtatttgtaaaaaaattaaaaattcaattttatgattttcaattgttttgaaaatattttgttagAACATTTTAGTATCTggaattaactttttaaaattaaatgattcattttttcatgctttttaattaaaaattaaattaaaatgactatgaatttaaaatctaattaaaataaaaatgcccataaaattttcaaaaaatttaaaaataataaaatccatTTATACTTTTTTTACTGTATTTCAATTGTcatatatacaataatatattGCTCTTgcaaagttatttttgaaatataataagtaaaataattacaataatttttatttttgttataatattttcaatttatATTACTTGGTacctttttattttaatcatattttttaattatattttgattCTAGGAGCAGTATTTGTTTattcaagtttttaatttgttttggtttttgaaatattaatCAAATACGGATTTTAGTCTCTTTTCCTGATTTTCGTTTTCATAATTCTTAGCATATATACCAAACCCCTAAGCTGTTAGGACTTGGGCCCTTTCATTTATATAAGCCAACCATtctccacttaattttctgacGTGGGATAATTTTCACTAGTGAATTTCTACCTTTCTCCCAAAGAATCACAAAAATTCTCAATTGATTTTCAGGTTTGTTTTTGCACAAAATGGAATAAGTTAAAAATGGTACAGTTGTTGCATAGAAATATAGTAGCTCACACAACCAGTGaaatgttgggcttttgtggagctaGTTGTGTTTGATCCGGATAATATCTTGATCCAAAATAATGTTGCTTGGTTTTTTAATGGGAGATTTTTCTTTAGGAAGTAGTCCATGGAATGGAGGCTTGGGTCAAAATTATTggcccgttttgtagcccattgtgAATCCTGTGCACAAGATATAAAAACTGTTGTTTTTGGTAATCAAGATTGACACATTGAAACTGTGTGGCCGCActctgtattttcttcctgataatagtgaaatcatTGCAACTCCGTAGACATAAGCAAAATTGTCGAagcacgtaaatactgtcttgtgcgtgtggtTGGTTacttttctttggcgtgtatttttctttattttgtttctcacaggatTTGGGAATTTCAGGATAATTTCCTTACATGAAAGAGTGTTTTGGTATATTAAGCTTATACCAAACCATCTAAGAATGCCACTTCAGCACTTTTCTCTAATGGTCCGTAGCTGAACGGATGGAAAAAACGATGTATGTTGTTGGCTTCCATACGATGGAATAAACCAAATTAGGTTCAGGATAAATGTCGATATGATCTCTTTTCTCAGAAATTTCTCTAGAAATTCTCCTAGGCCAGCACGAGGTGCCATCAGAGATCAGATCAGAGACATGGGCTGCTTCTGGGAGTCCAAGCTCAGAAATGAGTGAAGGACCATACGAAATCAATGGGCTTCTCTGGTGCTAATTGGCTAATTGTCATAGTAGCATATTACCAGTCATGTGCTTAATGTAGGTATAAACTAAATCTTTTCACTCTCAAGATACATTTCCAGGTCCAAGAGCAACTTGAAGGGGGGACTTTACAGCCCTGGTGAAGATTCCCGACTTTGCTTGATTTGATTGAAGACctgaaagaaaatttttaaaaaaaggcTTAAGATCTTTATATTCCTAGCCGAAAGAAAGTTGCCATGAGCAAATATGAGAAGATCATAAGCAAAGCATATATTTGTCTATTTTCTATTTAGATTTCTCTACTTATGAAATCTATATTATTCCTGCAGTTTTATGttcttgtttggttgaaaattttGGATAAAACACACCTATGCTGCTGCGCTGGCACCAGTTGCTTATAAGTTTGTTGGCTGAAATTAGAAGCTCTTTATTTTTTTGACGACCTTTGTTGGCTGAAATTAGAAGCTTTCTTGTATTTTTGACGACCTATTCTTTTCTGAATGTCATTTATTGAATCTTACCGTAAGTTGAATCTAGATTGTGTAATACAAAGATTACTCAACGATTCTGTATCTGCAAATGCAGGTAGATGACGCCACAAAATTGTTTGATGAGCATGCTCCATCTTTAGTCAAGTGGGTCGTCAGGCAATCCCTTTTAGTTGCCCGTAAGGCATCTCAACTGGGGAAAGAACTTGTACACGAAGCTGAAGTTGGTGGCCTGAGTGGTGCCATCCGATGTTTTGTCGTGAAGTTCAATAAGTTCCTCTTTTCCTTGTTCGTGATGATGTGGTTTGCAGCTAACAAGTTACCACCTTTCCAAAAGATGGCAGGAATGCTGCTTCCTGCAGCTACGCAATTGCTGGAGAAGTACAACAAGGGAATCATCAGTTTGGCAAACACAGGTTTTTCTGCCTTAAGTCACCTCCCTTCAGTTCCAATTAACAAGATAGGCAATGCATTTAAGGAGCGCGAGGAGATGTTCAACCAGGGATTCGCCACTGTGATGGGTGGAATTTCAAACGTGATGGATAAAGGTTCGACCACCTTAAGTTCGGTTCCAATTGCCGGTGGGGCAGCTGAAGTAGCAACGGCAGCTGCTTCCGCCGCACAAGAAACACTCACAAATGTGATGGAGAAAGGATCTGATGTTCTAAGTTCGGTCCCCGTGGTGGGTGGGGCAACTGGTGCTGCACAAAATGCAATCGGCAGCGTAATGGAGAAAGGTTTCACTGTCTTGGGTCACCTTCCTTCGGTGCCACTTGTAGGCGAGGGGTCGAAGCCAAGTGAGGAATCCCAGAGTTAATGTCTCTACTGCACAAGAATCATAGTAAGCGGCAAAGGCACTGTTTGTTTTGGGTTAATTCAGCTTGCTGGATGCTAGTTTGGTGTGGAACTTTTAATTTCTAGTAGAGGTTTGTATGCGCATCTATgtgctttttatttaaaaatgtgAATGGGTATCTGTGTGGTTCAGCTCTGCTGAATTTCTTAGTTTTATCATATTCAAAACAAATTGACGAGGTTTAATAAAGTTCATGGGGATGTCCAATTTCAAACGTTTGATtataatctctttttttttttttttttttctggtttggATTCACATTTTGTGATGAAATGGAATTCCCTCTTTATACTTATTCAAGCAACCTAATTCCTAATAACTCGTAGCGTTTCAAACAAAGCAAGTTGTTCACGAGCAGCTTGAAAGATGGGTTTGGTAAGAACTTTTTCAGGCTCATTCATTATGTAAATAAATAATTGGCAAAGTTTAATTTTGCTTGTTTAATAAACAAGCTAAACTTGAACATTAATAGGCTTGAATCATTTTGACTTATTAATGGTTCAATTATAGGTTTAGTTTAAACTCGCTTAATAGGCTTGAATTAGAATCATTTATGAATTAATTTAATAAGGTCGAATTAGGTATAATAGACTGTAGTGGGTTTTAGTGGGGACTATTTGTGTATGTACTTATTAAACTCAATCAAGGGCAAATATCGGATCCAAGTGtctccaaaatctaacacacatgtcCATAGTATATTCTCGAGAATCTAAATGCTTCGTTAGGACTAACCATctgtctgagggtgaaatgcagtattgaaagtgagttgagaacccaa
Coding sequences within:
- the LOC131144752 gene encoding REF/SRPP-like protein At1g67360 — translated: MATVKRLKYLGYVRVMAIHLLTWVLNMYEYTKHHSGPLQSPMDRIESVVITVLGPVYRNLEGVPDDLLLYLDAKVDDATKLFDEHAPSLVKWVVRQSLLVARKASQLGKELVHEAEVGGLSGAIRCFVVKFNKFLFSLFVMMWFAANKLPPFQKMAGMLLPAATQLLEKYNKGIISLANTGFSALSHLPSVPINKIGNAFKEREEMFNQGFATVMGGISNVMDKGSTTLSSVPIAGGAAEVATAAASAAQETLTNVMEKGSDVLSSVPVVGGATGAAQNAIGSVMEKGFTVLGHLPSVPLVGEGSKPSEESQS